A DNA window from Impatiens glandulifera chromosome 7, dImpGla2.1, whole genome shotgun sequence contains the following coding sequences:
- the LOC124944748 gene encoding uncharacterized protein C57A10.07, which translates to MHNYTFGSGSPKSFNAYPKGDFDLESGTIKRSRKPKSLRIHPTKMLGSLVNRIRYYYKLHPLLVFFISLSFGITVLIVLSQYERGFKLMSSYRRPDLVSEVYPFAKLQNLVMVAGHSVYTSSNCEKVDKEDSWFLESYQKNPGQASTFVKHIQEGIETAAKDDAALLLFSGGETRKDAGPRSEAQSYWSVAESKGWFGKEESVRWRALTEEHARDSFENLLFSVCRFRELTGVYPQNITVVSYDFKEERFAHLHRNAIGFPEARFFYTGTPASPTSKEAAVKGEALVRAQFQNDPYGCSGSLRSKKLKRDPFHRSIPYPNGCPEIEGLFRYCGSPPYSDTLPWAA; encoded by the exons ATGCATAATTACACATTTGGGTCAGGCAGTCCCAAATCCTTTAATGCATATCCAAAAGGAGATTTTGACCTAGAATCCGGTACAATCAAAAGATCCAGAAAGCCAAAAAGTTTAAGAATTCATCCCACCAAAATGCTTGGATCTTTAGTGAACCGTATTCGCTATTATTACAAGTTGCATCCATTGTTGGTATTCTTCATTTCCCTGTCATTTGGGATCACAGTTCTAATAGTTCTGTCTCAATATGAAAGAGGCTTCAAACTAATGAGTAGTTACAGGAGACCTGACCTTGTTTCTGAAGTTTATCCATTTGCTAAGCTTCAAAATCTTGTAATGGTTGCTGGTCATTCCGTTTACACAAGTAGTAATTGCGAGAAAGTTGATAAGGAGGATTCTTGGTTTTTGGAGTCGTATCAGAAGAATCCAGGTCAAGCATCCACGTTCGTGAAACATATACAAGAGGGAATAGAAACAGCAGCCAAGGATGATGCAGCTTTGCTCTTGTTTAGTGGTGGTGAGACTAGAAAAGATGCTGGACCTAGAAGTGAGGCTCAGAGCTATTGGTCAGTAGCTGAATCAAAAGGATGGTTTG GAAAGGAAGAAAGTGTTAGATGGAGAGCTCTCACCGAAGAACATGCAAGGGACAGTTTTGAGAATCTTCTCTTCAGTGTCTGTCGATTCAGGGAACTTACTGGTGTATATCCTCAAAATATTACA GTTGTTAGCTATGATTTCAAAGAGGAGAGATTTGCACATCTACACAGAAATGCCATTGGCTTTCCAGAAGCAAGGTTCTTCTACACGGGCACTCCAGCTTCACCAACTTCAAAGGAAGCAGCTGTAAAAGGCGAGGCCTTGGTGAGGGCTCAATTCCAGAATGACCCATATGGATGTTCAGGTTCATTGAGAAGCAAAAAACTAAAACGGGATCCATTTCATCGCTCAATCCCTTACCCAAATGGCTGCCCTGAAATTGAAGGCCTTTTTAGATATTGTGGTTCCCCTCCATACTCGGATACCCTTCCTTGGGCGGCTTAA
- the LOC124910523 gene encoding vacuolar protein sorting-associated protein 45 homolog, protein MVLVTAVRDYINRMLQDISGMKVLILDAQTVSIVSVAYSQSELLQKEVFLVELVDSISKSKEPMSHLKAVYFLRPTSENIQLMRRQLSNPRFGEYHLFFSNLLKDTQLHLLADSDEHEIVQQVQEFYADVVPLDPYHFTLNIVANHMYMLSTVVDPPGLEHLCDRIVDGIAAVFLALKRRPVIRYQRTSDIAKRIAQEAAKLMYQQESGLFDFRRTESSPLLLVIDRRDDPVTPLLNQWTYQAMVHELLGVQDNKVDLSNIGKVSKDQQEVVLSCEQDAFFKANMYENFGDIGMNIKHMVDEFQQVSKSNQNILTIEDMARFVDNYPEYRKMHGNVSKHVALVTEMSRIVEERKLMLVSQTEQELACNGGQGAAFEAVTNLLNNDSVSDIDRLRLVMLYALRYEKESPVQLMQLFNKLAARCPKYKPGLVQFLLKQAGTDKRTGDLFGNRDLLNIARNMARGLKGVENVYTQHQPLLFQTMESIVKGRLRDVDYPFIGNHFQQGRPQDVVIFIVGGTTYEEARSVALQNYANTGTRFILGGSSILNSKRFLKDLEEAQRISRSTMNVV, encoded by the exons GTTAGCATTGTGAGTGTTGCATATTCTCAATCAGAGCTCCTTCAGAAAGAGGTGTTCCTGGTGGAGCTCGTGGATTCCATTTCCAAATCGAAAGAACCTATGTCACACCTTAAAGCAGTTTACTTCCTTCGGCCGACATCAGAGAATATCCAGCTTATGAGGCGTCAACTGAGTAATCCAAGATTTGGAGAATATCATCTTT TCTTTTCCAACTTATTGAAGGATACACAGCTTCATCTCTTAGCAGATTCAGATGAACATGAAATAGTTCAACAAGTTCAG GAATTCTACGCGGATGTTGTTCCATTGGATCCTTATCATTTCACTTTGAACATTGTGGCAAATCATATGTATATGCTCTCCACAGTTGTAGATCCTCCAGGTCTTGAGCATCTATGTGATCGAATTGTTGACGGTATTGCAGCAGTCTTTTTGGCATTAAAACGACGTCCAGTAATTCGATACCAACGGACATCTGATATTGCAAAAAGGATTGCACAAGAAGCAGCG AAATTGATGTATCAACAGGAGAGTGGCCTTTTTGATTTCAGAAGGACAGAAAGTTCTCCACTCCTACTTGTAATTGATAGGAGAGATGACCCAGTCACACCTTTACTGAATCAGTGGACATATCAG GCTATGGTTCATGAGTTGTTAGGTGTTCAAGACAACAAAGTGGACTTGAGTAACATTGGCAAGGTTTCAAAAGATCAGCAG GAAGTTGTTCTATCATGTGAACAAGATGCATTTTTCAAAGCCAACATGTATGAGAATTTTGGAGATATTGGGATGAATATCAAGCACATGGTTGATGAGTTTCAGCAAGTTTCAAAAAGTAATCAGAACATCCTGACCATAG AAGACATGGCTAGATTTGTTGATAACTACCCCGAGTATCGCAAAATGCATGGAAATGTCTCAAAACATGTGGCATTGGTAACAGAAATGAGCCGGATAGTTGAAGAGCGAAAACTTATGTTAGTATCACAAACTGAACAAGAATTGGCTTGTAATGGTGGACAAGGGGCAGCATTCGAG GCTGTAACCAATCTTTTGAATAATGACTCTGTATCTGATATTGACCGATTGCGCCTGGTTATGCTTTATGCTCTGCGTTATGAGAAAGAAAGTCCAGTTCAACTTATGCAGCTTTTCAACAAACTTGCTGCTCGATGTCCAAAGTATAAACCGGGG CTTGTTCAATTCTTGCTAAAGCAAGCTGGTACAGACAAGCGAACAGGGGATCTGTTTGGAAATCGTGATCTTTTGAACATTGCACGTAACATGGCTCGTGGGCTTAAG GGGGTTGAAAATGTGTACACCCAACACCAGCCACTTTTATTTCAGACGATGGAAAGCATTGTCAAGGGACGGCTGAGAGATGTGGACTACCCATTTATTGGAAACCATTTTCAGCAGGGAAG GCCACAGGATGTAGTTATCTTCATTGTTGGTGGAACGACCTATGAAGAGGCGCGGTCTGTAGCTTTACAGAACTACGCTAATACAGGAACTCGATTCATATTAGGAGGTTCCTCGATTCTTAACTCTAAGAG ATTCCTAAAAGATCTTGAAGAAGCTCAGAGAATTTCTAGGTCGACCATGAATGTGGTTTGA
- the LOC124944749 gene encoding pathogen-related protein-like, with protein MAVSIVVEEDKYRSHLYGDGEKNTKWRFGAAPNYEAVNKLFEEGRTKIWPVGSLEEKVQNLVKTWEMEMFNKLDYDDYKTVDTINFKFSLNGSKPVNLEDMHRVLGGGYNAFMQTSLPQNLRCYDPDEETVESAHLAFITAFTRGFALEVLQVYSGPPVIVYKFRHWGFMEGPFKGHAPTGEKVELFGMAVFELDEKERIVKVEFFFDRGELLGRLVTKGGDDNLQGEISSSCPFLKNIS; from the exons ATGGCGGTTTCAATTGTTGTTGAAGAAGACAAATACAGGTCTCACTTATATGGAGATGGTGAGAAAAATACAAAGTGGAGGTTTGGCGCCGCTCCTAACTATGAAGCCGTCAACAAGCTCTTCGAAGAAGGCAGAACAAAG ATATGGCCGGTTGGTTCTCTTGAAGAGAAAGTTCAAAACCTTGTAAAGACATGGGAGATGGAAATGTTCAACAAATTAGATTATGATGATTACAAAACTGTTGATACCATCAACTTCAAGTTCAGCCTAAATG GAAGTAAACCTGTAAATCTTGAAGACATGCATCGAGTACTTGGGGGAGGCTACAACGCGTTTATGCAAACTTCCCTGCCTCAAAACTTGAGATGTTATGATCCTGATGAAGAAACTGTGGAATCTGCCCATTTGGCATTCATCACAGCATTCACACGCGGTTTTGCCCTCGAGGTTCTTCAGGTTTACTCAGGCCCACCAGTGATTGTGTACAAATTTAGGCACTGGGGATTCATGGAAGGACCCTTTAAGGGACATGCCCCAACAGGGGAAAAGGTTGAACTCTTTGGCATGGCAGTTTTCGAG TTGGATGAAAAAGAAAGGATTGTGAAGGTGGAGTTCTTCTTTGATAGAGGAGAATTGCTTGGAAGGCTAGTAACGAAAGGAGGAGATGATAATTTACAGGGGGAGATCTCTTCTAGTTGCCCATTTTTGAAGAACATAAGCTAA
- the LOC124945367 gene encoding uncharacterized protein LOC124945367, giving the protein MATTITAAGVSYRCHSPLLSRIKTCSLFPSLSSMLGLSHFHHKQPLQPARKFTTRAARTESKRVSLGFRPPQFELPEPLTGAIWTLDDFEAYPALLVMFICNHCPFVVHLKKDIVKLTNFYMKKGLAVVAISSNSVITHPQDGPNFMAEEAKRYNYPFPYLYDEFQDVAIEFGAVCTPEFFLFKKDGRKPFELVYHGQFDDSRPNNNVPVTGRDLSIAIDNVLSFQPVSSVQKPSIGCGIKWHPESKQ; this is encoded by the exons ATGGCAACCACAATCACTGCCGCCGGCGTATCTTACCGTTGTCACTCACCTCTACTTTCTCGCATTAAGACATGTTCTTTGTTTCCATCTCTCTCTTCAATGCTTGGTCTCTCTCACTTTCACCATAAGCAACCTTTACAACCGGCCAGAAAGTTCACGACCCGAGCTGCAAGAACTGAGTCCAAAAGGGTCTCTCTCGGCTTCAGACCTCCACAATTCGAG cTGCCGGAGCCTCTTACAGGAGCAATATGGACACTAGATGACTTCGAAGCATATCCTGCTTTACTG GTTATGTTTATTTGCAACCATTGTCCATTTGTTGTACACTTGAAAAAGGATATTGTGAAGCTGACAAATTTCTATATGAAG aAAGGGCTGGCTGTTGTTGCAATATCATCCAATTCTGTGATCACACATCCACAG GACGGACCGAACTTTATGGCCGAAGAAGCAAAACGATATAACTATCCATTCCCTTATCTTTATGACGAG TTTCAAGATGTTGCTATAGAGTTTGGAGCTGTCTGCACACCGGAGTTTTTCTTATTCAAGAAG GATGGTCGAAAGCCCTTTGAGTTGGTATACCATGGGCAGTTTGATGACTCACGACCAAATAATAATGTGCCTGTCACTGGACG GGACTTGAGTATAGCTATAGACAATGTTCTTAGTTTTCAACCAGTGTCATCAGTTCAGAAACCCAG TATTGGATGCGGTATTAAGTGGCACCCAGAATCAAAGCAGTAG
- the LOC124945366 gene encoding LRR receptor-like serine/threonine-protein kinase RGI2, whose product MSRNSVITFFLFLNISLFSPPTISALNQEGVALLSWLTTFNSTPSATFFSSWNQADQSPCKWEYIKCNSNGYISEINIRSYIDLLTTFPVQFLSFSYLKSLVLSHGNVSGDIPPEIGNLSSLVNLDLSFNAFTGRIPPEIGKLSRLQFLYLSSNYLVGEIPTNIGDCLELRELEIFDNDLSGRLPDSIGQLWALEIFRAGGNPGIHGEIPMQISCCRNLLFLGLADTGISGQIPRTIGELENLRTLSLYTANLSGEIPIELGNCSALENLFLYENQISGEIPMQLCSLKNLKRMLLWQNNLSGKIPECLGNSSPGLKVLDLSLNTLTGEIPPSLASLGELEELLLSNNNISGPIPHLIGNLSSLKQLELDNNMISGEIPTAIGELKELLLFFAWQNQLRGSIPSELASCKKLQALDLSHNYLNGSIPSSLFSLNNLTKLLLLSNEFTGHIPHNIGNCTSLSRLRLGWNNLTGLIPPEIGLLKRLRFLELSSNQFTGEIPVEIGSCTELEMVDLHRNELQGSIPPSFESLVQLNILDLSNNRISGPLPENLGKLTTLNKLELSGNRISGVIPKSFGKCKDLQLLDISSNMITGPIPDEIGRLQELDILMNLSWNHLTGPIPEGFSNLSKLANLDLSHNALTGSLRILGSLVNLVSLNLSFNHFSGYLPETKFFQDLPSTAFIGNEKLCINRTQCHGKTHSKKFIRKLAIFVILGTSAAIVTVTLGILLFLRACRRSDEERYINLQWEIIPFQKLNFSVDDIVTRLSESNIIGKGYSGVVYRVETPMGQIIAVKKLWPVKEGEVLERDMFSAEVMTLGSIRHKNILRLLGCCNNQKTRLLLFDYISNGSLAEILHEKKIFIDWDARYKIILGAAQGLEYLHHGCIPPIVHRDIKANNILVGPCFEAFLADFGLAKIMESRDCSKASNVVAGSYGYIAPEYGYSMRITEKSDVYSYGIVLLEILTGMEPIDHRIPAENAHIVTWVNHELQARHRDVTTILDRQLIQQSSTQISEMVQVLGVALLCVNPIPEERPTMKDITIIINEIRNEKEVVEKLKMPAPCSSFSRSSEPLIKTHKSSLNTSSPHSI is encoded by the exons atgtccAGAAATTCTGTCATAACATTCTTCTTGTTCCTCAACATCTCTTTGTTCTCACCTCCCACCATTTCTGCTTTGAACCAGGAAGGTGTCGCTTTGCTCTCATGGCTAACAACCTTTAACTCCACTCCATCTGCCACATTCTTCTCTTCATGGAATCAAGCCGACCAAAGTCCCTGCAAATGGGAATACATTAAATGCAACAGCAATGGTTATATTTCGGAAATTAACATAAGAAGCTACATCGATCTTCTCACCACTTTTCCAGTTCAGTTTCTCTCATTCAGTTACCTAAAGAGTCTCGTCCTCTCACATGGAAACGTCAGTGGGGATATCCCACCCGAAATAGGAAACTTGTCGTCACTTGTCAATTTGGATCTCAGTTTCAATGCTTTCACAGGCCGAATACCGCCGGAGATCGGAAAATTGTCGCGACTGCAGTTTCTCTACCTGAGTTCTAACTATCTAGTAGGCGAAATCCCAACAAATATTGGAGACTGCTTGGAACTTAGAGAACTTGAAATCTTCGATAACGATTTGTCTGGAAGACTTCCTGACTCGATTGGTCAATTATGGGCTCTTGAAATATTTCGGGCAGGAGGAAATCCGGGTATTCATGGAGAAATTCCAATGCAGATATCATGCTGCAGAAACCTTCTCTTCCTTGGTCTTGCGGATACAGGGATCTCTGGACAGATTCCAAGGACTATAGGAGAGTTGGAGAATCTCAGGACTCTATCGCTTTATACAGCAAATTTAAGCGGCGAAATTCCAATTGAATTAGGTAACTGCTCAGctttagaaaatttatttctttatgaaaatcaaatttctggGGAAATACCAATGCAGCTGTGCTCGTTGAAGAATCTGAAAAGAATGTTACTCTGGCAGAACAATCTTAGTGGGAAGATTCCGGAATGTTTAGGCAATTCTTCTCCGGGCTTAAAGGTGCTTGATTTGTCTTTGAACACTCTGACTGGGGAAATTCCTCCTTCTCTGGCCAGTTTAGGTGAATTGGAGGAGCTTCTCTTGTCTAATAATAACATATCTGGTCCAATTCCACATTTGATTGGCAACTTGTCAAGCTTAAAGCAACTTGAGTTAGACAACAATATGATTTCCGGGGAAATCCCAACTGCCATTGGGGAACTGAAGGAACTCTTGCTTTTCTTTGCTTGGCAAAATCAACTTCGAGGAAGTATACCGAGCGAACTGGCCAGCTGTAAGAAACTTCAGGCACTCGATCTTTCGCACAATTACCTTAACGGTTCAATTCCAAGTTCTCTGTTTAGCCTCAATAACTTGACAAAATTACTTCTGCTATCAAATGAATTTACGGGTCACATTCCACACAATATTGGAAATTGCACTAGCTTGAGTAGGCTACGCTTGGGCTGGAACAATCTAACTGGTCTGATTCCTCCAGAAATTGGACTGCTGAAAAGACTCAGATTTCTAGAGTTGTCAAGCAATCAATTTACAGGAGAAATACCGGTTGAGATTGGAAGCTGCACTGAACTTGAAATGGTTGATCTGCATAGGAACGAACTCCAAGGCTCGATTCCACCCTCATTTGAGTCACTAGTTCAACTTAATATTTTGGATCTCTCAAATAACAGAATATCAGGTCCCCTTCCAGAGAATTTAGGCAAGCTAACTACCCTGAACAAACTCGAGCTCAGCGGAAATAGAATTTCTGGCGTTATACCCAAATCGTTTGGGAAATGCAAGGATTTGCAGCTGTTAGATATAAGCAGTAACATGATCACAGGCCCAATTCCCGACGAGATTGGTCGCCTTCAAGAACTTGATATTCTCATGAACTTGAGTTGGAACCATTTAACAGGACCAATTCCTGAAGGCTTTTCAAATCTTTCCAAGCTTGCAAACCTGGACCTTTCACACAATGCATTAACGGGAAGTCTTAGAATACTAGGTAGTCTAGTCAATCTTGTTTCTCTCAATTTATCCTTTAATCATTTCTCAGGTTACCTTCCTGAAACCAAATTCTTTCAAGATCTCCCTTCCACTGCTTTCATTGGAAACGAAAAACTCTGTATTAACAGAACCCAATGCCATGGGAAAACCCACTCCAAGAAATTCATCAGAAAACTAGCAATTTTCGTTATTCTCGGCACAAGTGCAGCCATTGTAACAGTTACTCTAGGAATACTTTTATTCTTAAGAGCTTGCAGGAGAAGCGATGAGGAAAGATACATCAATTTACAGTGGGAAATCATCCCATTCCAAAAGCTGAACTTCTCAGTGGATGACATTGTAACAAGACTTTCAGAGTCGAACATTATTGGAAAAGGTTATTCAGGTGTGGTTTATCGCGTTGAGACTCCAATGGGACAGATCATTGCGGTAAAGAAGTTATGGCCAGTAAAGGAAGGTGAGGTTTTAGAAAGAGATATGTTCAGCGCAGAAGTAATGACACTTGGATCCATAAGGCACAAAAACATACTCCGGCTGTTGGGATGCTGCAACAATCAGAAGACTAGATTATTACTCTTTGATTACATCAGTAATGGGAGTTTAGCAGAAATACTGCACGAAAAGAAGATATTCATAGATTGGGATGCTAGGTATAAAATCATACTCGGAGCTGCTCAAGGGCTGGAATATCTTCACCACGGTTGCATTCCACCAATAGTTCATCGAGATATCAAGGCCAACAATATTTTAGTAGGGCCGTGCTTTGAAGCTTTCTTAGCTGACTTCGGACTTGCAAAGATTATGGAATCAAGAGATTGCTCAAAAGCTTCAAATGTAGTAGCAGGTTCTTATGGATACATAGCTCCTG AATATGGGTACAGCATGAGGATTACAGAGAAGAGTGATGTGTACAGTTATGGTATTGTGTTGCTTGAGATCCTAACTGGAATGGAACCTATTGATCATCGAATTCCAGCTGAGAACGCGCACATAGTTACTTGGGTTAATCACGAGCTACAAGCTAGACACAGAGATGTCACGACCATTCTTGATCGCCAATTAATTCAGCAATCAAGCACGCAGATTTCTGAGATGGTTCAAGTCCTTGGGGTAGCTCTGCTCTGTGTCAACCCCATCCCAGAAGAGAGGCCAACGATGAAAGACATCACAATCATAATCAATGAGATCAGGAATGAGAAAGAGGttgtagaaaaattaaaaatgcctGCTCCTTGTTCAAGTTTCTCTAGATCATCTGAGCCCCTAATAAAAACACACAAATCTTCCCTAAATACTTCTTCACCTCAtagtatttga
- the LOC124944750 gene encoding pathogen-related protein-like translates to MTLQEDKYRSHIYGEGEKNTKWRYGAPPNYDAVNKLFEEGRTKIWPVGSLEEKVQNLVKTWEMEMFNKLDFNDYKTVDPINYRFSLNGRKLVNLEEKRRVLGRGYNAFMQTAMPHKFRGFDPDQETIESAHLAFITTFKRGFALEILQVYSGPPVIVYKFRHWGFMEGPFKDNAPTGEIVEFFGMAVFELDENEKIIKVEFFFDRGELLGKLITNGGETSSSNCPFLKNTT, encoded by the exons ATGACACTCCAAGAAGACAAATACAGGTCTCACATCTATGGAGAGGgtgagaaaaacacaaaatggaGGTATGGTGCCCCTCCAAACTACGACGCCGTCAACAAGCTCTTCGAAGAAGGCCGAACAAAG ATATGGCCGGTTGGATCTCTTGAAGAGAAAGTTCAAAACCTTGTAAAGACATGGGAGATGGAAATGTTCaacaaattagattttaatGACTACAAAACTGTTGATCCCATTAACTATAGGTTCAGCCTAAATG GAAGGAAACTCGTGAATCTTGAAGAGAAACGTCGGGTATTAGGGAGAGGTTACAACGCGTTTATGCAAACCGCCATGCCTCACAAATTTAGAGGTTTTGACCCCGATCAAGAAACCATTGAATCTGCGCATTTGGCATTCATCACGACATTCAAACGCGGTTTTGCCCTCGAGATTCTTCAGGTTTACTCGGGTCCGCCGGTGATTGTTTACAAATTTAGGCACTGGGGATTCATGGAAGGACCCTTCAAGGACAATGCCCCAACTGGGGAAATAGTTGAATTTTTTGGCATGGCAGTTTTTGag TTGGATGAAAATGAAAAGATTATAAAGGTGGAGTTCTTCTTTGATAGAGGAGAATTACTTGGAAAGCTAATTACAAATGGAGGAGAGACATCTTCAAGTAATTGCCCCTTCTTGAAGAACACTACCTAA
- the LOC124945645 gene encoding protein LAZ1 homolog 1: protein MANPFAMWPFSLGTGSSLLYSWTICSAGIFVLVALFLSMYLIFEHLASYNQPEEQKFLIGLILMVPVYALESYLSLVNSNAAFNYEIIRDCYEAFALYCFERYLIACLGGEDKTIEFMESLAYTASNVPLLEETYAYGVVEHPFPLNCLLRDWHLGSDFYQAVKIGIVQYMLLKMICAMFAMIFQLFGVYGEGKFDWRYAYPYLAVVLNFSQTWALYCLVQFYSVIKHKLAPIKPLAKFLTFKSIVFLTWWQGIAVAFLFSIGAFRGALAQELKTRIQDYIICIEMGIAAIVHLYVFPAVPYKRGERCVRNVAVMEDYASLGSPPDLEEVQDCERTTKVRIARHDELEKRLNFPQSVRDVVVGSGEIIVDDMKFTVSHVVEPVERGFAKINKTFHQISENVRKYEEQRKSCKDDSYVIPLNSWNKEFSEVHDNLAAAAGSVSDSGLPNAKGGGPFRSSKATSSRLR, encoded by the exons ATGGCAAATCCATTTGCCATGTGGCCATTTAGCCTTGGTACAGGGTCTTCATTGCTCTACAGCTGGACAATCTGTAGTGCAGGCATATTTGTCTTGGTTGCACTTTTTCTATCTATGTACCTCATCTTCGAGCACTTAGCTTCTTACAATCAGCCTGAG GAGCAGAAATTTTTAATTGGACTAATTCTGATGGTTCCTGTCTATGCACTAGAATCG TATTTGTCCTTAGTGAATTCAAATGCCGCATTCAACTATGAAATAATACGAGATTGCTATGAAGCTTTTGCTTTGTATTGCTTTGAGAGATATCTGATCGCATGCTTAG GCGGAGAGGATAAAACAATTGAATTCATGGAAAGCCTAGCATATACTGCTTCCAACGTTCCTCTTCTGGAGGAAACTTATGCTTATGGAGTTGTAGAGCATCCATTTCCGTTAAATTGTCTGCTGAGGGATTGGCATCTTGGTTCTGATTTCTATCAAGCAGTGAAAATTGGTATCGTGCAATAT ATGTTATTAAAGATGATCTGTGCAATGTTTGCCATGATATTCCAACTCTTTGGTGTTTATGGAGAAGGAAAATTCGACTGGAGATATGC GTATCCATACTTGGCAGTTGTTCTCAATTTTAGCCAGACTTGGGCTTTATATTGCCTTGTGCAGTTCTATTCCGTCATCAAACATAAGTTGGCACCAATCAAACCTCTGGCCAAGTTTTTGACATTCAAATCAATAGTATTCCTAACATGGTGGCAAGGCATTGCAGTTGCATTTTTGTTCTCCATAGGAGCTTTTAGAGGGGCACTTGCACAGGAGTTGAAAACTCGTATACAAGACTACATTATCTGTATCGAG ATGGGTATTGCTGCTATCGTCCATCTTTACGTTTTCCCAGCTGTGCCATACAAACGGGGAGAAAGATGTGTACGAAATGTGGCTGTAATGGAAGACTATGCTTCACTTGGATCTCCTCCAGACCTAGAAGAGGTCCAAGACTGTGAAAGAACCACTAAGGTTCGCATTGCTCGTCACGACGAGCTGGAAAAGCGACTCAACTTCCCACAGAGCGTCCGAGATGTCGTCGTGGGAAGCGGTGAAATA ATTGTCGATGACATGAAGTTTACAGTTTCGCATGTTGTGGAACCGGTTGAAAGGGGATTCGCTAAAATTAACAAGACGTTTCATCAGATATCTGAGAACGTGAGGAAGTACGAAGAACAGAGGAAGAGTTGCAAGGACGATAGTTACGTGATACCTTTGAATTCGTGGAATAAGGAATTCTCAGAAGTGCACGATAATCTTGCTGCTGCTGCAGGAAGTGTTAGCGATAGTGGTTTGCCTAATGCTAAAGGAGGAGGACCATTTCGTTCTTCAAAAGCAACATCTTCTCGGCTTAGATAG